A genomic segment from Phragmites australis chromosome 6, lpPhrAust1.1, whole genome shotgun sequence encodes:
- the LOC133922257 gene encoding LOW QUALITY PROTEIN: protein PAT1 homolog (The sequence of the model RefSeq protein was modified relative to this genomic sequence to represent the inferred CDS: inserted 1 base in 1 codon): MESGDTNFDASQYAFFGTNVVEEVELGGLDDDDGGGDAGFLAPGDEEYPPYGRDSMLEDEGVGSFIDVDDLAGTFSKLTRIVNGPKQPGIVSHRGPVSRQSSNADWVNESGSSYWPTQPVLDTEQGLDKKNWWSQSPHSANFVDSRLHRTSSSPQQDAQYNPMEPILGAKPSPLHRTSSYPQQEPQYSNTEPIPVPKSSFISYPPSGAESHSSPGQPHHMNMLSPSTAFQMPMSAQNDLPLPQFPHGGTPPGPLFGRDLAHMGSMGVATKNVQQNHVLNSTPMRGNGARFMPGLMQHQLQRPNGLMPPPRQQHGMLPIQQSPPHFSQLHAQMLGPQHSPPQNMQMFGPQHSPPQNMQMFGPQHSPSQMMSRFDVNFTMPDLSDPRARSMLHHGRQGQRYPHQGYELSNMRMDNGWPRFRSKYMSTEEIENIARMQKAATHINDPYIDDYYHQACLAKKTAGAQLKHHFCPTLIRDPSSRAHSKDEPHAYLQVDALGRLPFSSIRRPRPLLDVEQASAPSDNTEKSVSKPLDQEPMLAARITIEDGLCLLLDVDDIDRLLQFSHQQDGGLQLRNRRQTLLEKLAESLQLVDPLAPNKNAPMSSNDDLVFLRIVTLPKGRKLLSRYLELVTSGSELARIACMAVFRHLRFIFGTMPSDISTAEAITKLANAISTCVLRMELSDLSACLAAIVCSSLQPPLRPLGSPAGDWASVIIKSVLDRATELLTDQHVASTYSMQNRALWQASFDAFFGLLTRYCMSKFDSAVHTAQLQPAAAAVISREMPVELLRASLPHTNEDQRKQLLSFAQRTVPVGSHSXSCSGSGPMTSESVPS, translated from the exons ATGGAATCAG GCGATACcaattttgatgcatcacagtATGCTTTCTTCGGCACCaatgtggtggaggaggtcgaGCTAGGTGgattggatgatgatgatggtggtggtgatgctgGATTTTTAGCGCCTGGTGATGAAGAGTACCCTCCTTATGGAAGGGATAGTATGTTAGAG GATGAAGGTGTAGGTTCATTtattgatgttgatgatcttgcTGGAACATTCTCGAAG CTGACCAGAATTGTTAATGGACCAAAGCAGCCAGGAATAGTTAGTCACAGGGGACCTGTTTCTAGACAAA GTTCTAATGCAGACTGGGTGAATGAGTCTGGATCTTCATATTGGCCTACGCAGCCTGTATTGGACACTGAACAAGGGCTGGATAAGAAGAATTGGTGGTCTCAATCACCCCATTCAGCCAACTTCGTTGATTCTAGACTGCACAGGACATCCTCATCCCCACAGCAAGATGCTCAGTACAATCCTATGGAACCTATTCTTGGAGCAAAGCCATCTCCTTTGCACAGAACGTCATCATACCCCCAACAAGAGCCTCAATACAGTAATACTGAACCAATTCCTGTGCCTAAATCATCATTCATTTCGTACCCTCCATCTGGTGCAGAATCTCATTCTTCACCTGGTCAGCCACATCATATGAACATGCTGTCTCCTTCCACTGCATTCCAGATGCCTATGTCCGCACAAAATGATCTACCCCTTCCCCAGTTCCCTCATGGAGGTACGCCACCGGGACCACTATTTGGTAGGGACCTGGCTCATATGGGTTCAATGGGCGTGGCAACTAAAAATGTGCAACAAAATCATGTTTTAAATAGTACACCAATGCGTGGGAACGGTGCCAGGTTTATGCCGGGTTTGATGCAGCATCAGTTGCAGCGTCCAAATGGATTGATGCCACCGCCTCGTCAACAACATGGAATGCTGCCAATTCAACAGTCTCCACCACATTTCTCACAACTACATGCACAGATGCTTGGTCCCCAGCATTCCCCACCACAAAACATGCAAATGTTTGGTCCTCAGCATTCCCCACCACAAAACATGCAAATGTTTGGTCCTCAGCATTCTCCATCACAAATGATGAGTAGATTTGATGTGAATTTCACTATGCCTGACTTGAGTGATCCAAGAGCAAGATCAATGTTACACCATGGAAGGCAGGGGCAACGATATCCTCATCAAGGTTACGAGCTTAGTAATATGAGGATGGATAATGGGTGGCCACGGTTCAGATCCAAGTACATGTCCACTGAAGAAATTGAGAACATTGCAAGGATGCAGAAGGCCGCCACCCACATCAATGATCcgtatattgatgattactACCATCAAGCTTGTTTGGCTAAAAAAACAGCAGGTGCACAACTAAAGCACCACTTCTGTCCAACCTTGATTAGAGATCCATCTTCCCGTGCACACAGTAAGGATGAGCCACATGCATATCTCCAAGTTGATGCTCTTGGGAGGCTCCCATTTTCTTCGATCCGCAGGCCTCGTCCGCTTCTTGATGTTGAACAAGCCTCTGCACCAAGTGATAACACGGAAAAATCTGTGTCAAAGCCTCTTGACCAAGAGCCTATGCTGGCTGCTAGGATTACAATTGAAGATGGACTTTGTCTACTACTTGATGTAGATGATATTGATCGCTTACTGCAATTTAGCCACCAGCAAGATGGTGGTTTGCAACTGAGAAACAGAAGACAGACCCTCCTCGAGAAACTGGCAGAATCACTTCAGTTAGTTGATCCACTTGCCCCTAATAAGAATGCACCTATGTCTTCAAATGATGATCTGGTGTTTCTCCGGATAGTTACTCTACCGAAGGGTCGAAAACTACTTTCTCGTTACCTTGAACTTGTGACTTCTGGCAGTGAACTTGCAAGGATAGCATGCATGGCAGTCTTCCGGCATCTAAGATTTATATTTGGTACTATGCCCTCGGATATCAGCACAGCTGAGGCAATAACTAAACTCGCGAATGCTATATCCACCTGCGTTCTTCGGATGGAGTTGAGTGATCTCAGTGCTTGCCTTGCAGCTATTGTGTGTTCGTCATTGCAACCACCTCTTCGACCCCTTGGATCCCCTGCAGGTGATTGGGCTTCTGTCATAATAAAGTCTGTACTGGACAGAGCAACAGAGCTGCTCACTGATCAGCATGTGGCTTCAACCTACAGCATGCAGAACCGAGCTCTATGGCAGGCATCATTTGATGCCTTCTTCGGGCTGCTTACACGGTACTGCATGAGTAAATTTGATAGTGCGGTTCATACTGCGCAATTGCAACCTGCCGCTGCAGCAGTTATAAGCAGGGAAATGCCAGTAGAGCTTCTACGTGCCAGCCTCCCCCATACTAATGAGGATCAGCGCAAGCAGTTACTCAGTTTCGCTCAGCGCACTGTGCCTGTCGGCAGCCATA TCTCATGTTCTGGTAGTGGACCCATGACATCAGAGTCTGTCCCAAGCTGA